One window from the genome of Pseudomonas fluorescens encodes:
- the infA gene encoding translation initiation factor IF-1, translating to MSKEDSFEMEGTVVDTLPNTMFRVELENGHVVTAHISGKMRKNYIRILTGDKVRVELTPYDLSKGRITYRAR from the coding sequence ATGTCGAAAGAAGACAGCTTCGAAATGGAAGGCACTGTCGTCGACACCCTGCCCAACACCATGTTTCGTGTGGAGTTGGAAAATGGGCACGTCGTAACCGCGCATATCTCCGGCAAGATGCGCAAGAACTACATTCGTATTCTTACCGGTGACAAAGTGCGCGTCGAGCTGACGCCCTATGACTTGAGCAAAGGGCGCATCACTTACCGCGCTCGCTAA